A region of the Arthrobacter sp. FW306-07-I genome:
CGGGCCAGTTCGTGATTGGCGCGCTGCTTGCGGTTCATCAGGATGTCATGGCCGTCGGCGTCAACCGCCAGGACGCCCAGGTGCACGGTGTCCAGGATGGTGTTCAGCAGCGATTCCTGGCGCTTGCTGGTGCGCAGGCTGGCCCGAAGTTGCTCGTCCTTGTCCTCCAGCTCCTTCTGCTGGCGCATCATGCTCAAGGTCAGGACGCTGACCGACACTCCGATGCCCAGCATCATGACGGGCAGGAGCAGGGAGCGGGCAAAGTCCTGCGGGGTGTAGTCGCCTTTCAGGAGCAACGGAACCCAGATGATGGCCAGCGGCCCCAGGAAGGACAGCCACAAGGCAGCCCGAGGGTAGTATCCGGAGGCGCAGAGCCAAATCACCGGAAACACGGCGAGAAGGCTGATGCCGGTAAGGCTTTCCTGGCCGCCCTCCCTGCCTGCCGCGATGGAAACGAAGTCCAGCAGTGGGATGGCCAGGAAGCTGGTGTAGGGCAGCCGTTCCCATGGAATGACGTAGCAAAGCGCCATGATGGCCAGCTGCGAGATGAGGAACGCGACGAACAAGGGGTTGTTCATGGTGACCGGGAAGAACGCCCACACCAGCAGGGCGGTCAGGATCGTGGTCACGAACAGCGGCATTTGGCTCAGGGCCACCCGGTCGGACAGCCGGTATTCATGGAAGGGCCGCTTGAAAAAACGCAGCCGTCCGGAAGACCAGGCCGTGGGGTTGCTCATGGCGCGGAAGACGCGGACGTCGGGCTGTGCGAGACCATACCAGCAGGATATCCGCAGCCAGCTATACTTCTGACGTTGGCACTGAGGGGGCTCTATGAGTGAGGCACGTGTGGGTCTGGTCATCGAGGATGACCACGACATTCGGGAACTGGTTCGCACTGTGCTGACCCAGGCTGGATTTGACGTCACTGTCGCCAGTGGCGGCGCCGAGGGCGTCCTGATGGCCAAAAGCTTGAATCCTGATGTCATCACCCTGGACCTGGGCCTGCCGGACATCGACGGTTTTGAGGTGTCCCGGCAGATCCGCGAGTTTTCGGACGCCTACATCGTGATGCTCACGGCGCGGACCGAGGAACTGGACACCCTCATCGGGCTGGAATCAGGCGCGGACGACTACCTCACCAAGCCGTTCCGCCCGCGGGAACTGCGGGCGCGGGTTGCGGCCATGATGCGCCGGCCGCGGTCTGTTCCCGACCCCGGCGACGTTGCCGTTGATGCTTCCCCGGACAGCGCGGCCCACCCGGAGCGTGGAAACTTCAGCCACAATGGCCTGGAGCTCAGCTACGCCTCGCGGACCGTCGCCGTCGACGGCAAAGAGATGAACCTGACGCGCACCGAGTTCGAACTGCTGTACGCGCTGCTGGAAGCGGGCCGGACAGTCCGCACCAAATCGGACCTGGTGCGGCGGCTCCGGGATGAGGATTACGACGTCGGCAGCTACATCAGCGAGGCCGACGAACGGTCCGTGGAGGTCCACATGGGAAACCTGCGCAAGAAGCTGGGTGACTCGCCGCAGCAGCCGCGGTGGCTGCAGACGGTCCGCGGGGTGGGCTACCGTTTGGCGCCGGGACAGCACTGAGCCTGCAACCGATGCATGGTTTGCCTGCTGCACTGGGTGATGGGTCGCAAGTAGGTGGCGGCCAGCCTGGGCAACGCCACCGCCATGTCAGCGTGGCGGGCTTCGCCGCGGATCTCGTTCTCGAGTTCCAGGGCCAGGCCGGCCAAGCGCTCGGCGCCCACCATTTGGCTTGAGGTCTTAAGGCTCAGGACTGCGTCCATGGAGCCGTCCAGGTCGCCGGTAGTCAGGGCAAGCCGCAACCGGCCCAGCCGTTGCGGCAGGAACTCGATGAAATTCCCAACGAAGATCCGGCTGTAGCCTTCTTCCTCCTCGAGTTCTTCCCGTAGCCGGTCCAGGACGGACTGGTCCACCAGCGGCCTTGGCGCATCATCCGACGTGCTCACGACACTCCTTTCTGCTGGATTTGGGGACCCGAAAACAGGGTGTTTAGGCGGGGGATCTTGTTCTGTTTCAGGTTAGGACCGTTCCCGCAACCTCGCAGAAGACTCGGGAAGAATTGTGGTTTTCTTGATGGGACTGCGGTTTTTGGGCCATAGGATCGATGCCAGTGCTTTTTCGCATTGACGTCATCAGCGGCCATAGCCGCCTTTTCAATCTGGGGATAGATTGCCGTGTTCCGAACACTTAGGACCTTATTTGTCGCGCTCATAATCGGGGCCGGGCTGGCTTTGTCCATCGTCCAGCCGGCCAGCGCAGCCACCACACCGCAAATCACGCTCAATCCGGCGTCCGGTCCCGCCGGTTCCGCCGTCACTGTCACCGGAACCGGGTTCAAAGCCGCCACCACGGGTACAGTGATCGTGGGTTCCACTACTTTCACGTTCCAAACCACATCGACCGGCGCTTTCAGCACCGGCATCACCATTCCGGCCGCATCCACCGGAAACCTCACCATTACTGCCAAGACATCGTCCATCAAGGCGTCAGCAACGTTTGTGGTGCAGGCGGCTCCCGCTCCAGCGGCCGCACCTGCGCCAACCATCAGTTCAGCCCCTCTGCGCTTCGGGGTGGCAACGCCGGGAGGACCGCTGGCCAGTACTGAGCTGGACGAGGTGGCCAGCCTGGCAGGGGAAATCCCTTCCGTGGTGATGAGCTACAAGGATTTCCTGCAGGCCCCGCCGATCACTGAGTTGGATGCCGTCCGCTCGCGCGGAGCCACACCCTTGGTCACTTGGGAGCCGTGGGCATGGGGAGGCGGAGTGGATCAGCCCGCCTACTCGTTGGCACGGATTACCGCAGGGGACTTTGATGCGTACATCAGCCAGTGGGGCCAGTCCCTGGCGGGCTGGGGCAAGCCGGTCATGCTGCGTTTCGCGCACGAAATGAATGGCAACTGGTATCCGTGGGCCGAAGGCGTCAATGGAAACCAGGCGGGAGAGTACGTGGCTGCGTGGCGGCATGTTCACGATGTTGTTGCCGCTACGGGTGCCAGTAACGTCCAGTGGGTATGGTCGCCGAACGTGCCCTACTGGGGCTCGACTGACCTGGCCGGCCTGTACCCGGGCGCAGGCTACGTGGACATTGTGGCCCTGGACGGCTACAACTGGGGCACCTCGCAAACCTGGAGCAGCTGGGTTTCCCCGGTGGATCTCTTTGCCCCCGGCATCTCCCAGCTCCGCAGCCTGGCACCGGGCAAGCCGGTCCTGATTGCCGAGACGGCCTCCAGCGAGCTGGGTGGTTTCAAGGCTTCCTGGAACACGGACCTGGTGTCCTACCTGGCTGCCCAGCCGGATGTGATGGGCTTCGTCTGGTTCCATATGCAGAAGGAAACAGACTGGCGCATCAACAGCAGCGACTCGTCGGCGTCCGCCTTCAAGTCCGCACTGCTGGCCCGGAGAAGCTAGGGGATAGGGGATAGCTGCTCCGAAACCGCCAGTGTGGGCTGCCTGATCGCGGCAACCCGTCCATCCTGCCTGTCCAGGATCAAGGACGGTGACGGAAACAGCTAAAGATTGGCTCAAGATCCAGCCGTCAGGTGCCATTCAACTGTCAGGCTCCGCCAGCTATCTGTCAGGCGCCGGCTTCGAGGAAGTGCACCAACTGGGACTCGAGGGCTGAACGATCCTTCAGCTCACACTCCCAGACGGTCAACACTTCCCAGCCGGCGTCTTCCAGTTGCCGGCGCTGGCCGGCGTCGCGCTCGCGGGTCCGGGTCCGCTTCGCATCCCAGAACTCCGCGTTGGCTTTCGGTGCGTGCAGGCCCACCCGGC
Encoded here:
- a CDS encoding response regulator transcription factor, translated to MSEARVGLVIEDDHDIRELVRTVLTQAGFDVTVASGGAEGVLMAKSLNPDVITLDLGLPDIDGFEVSRQIREFSDAYIVMLTARTEELDTLIGLESGADDYLTKPFRPRELRARVAAMMRRPRSVPDPGDVAVDASPDSAAHPERGNFSHNGLELSYASRTVAVDGKEMNLTRTEFELLYALLEAGRTVRTKSDLVRRLRDEDYDVGSYISEADERSVEVHMGNLRKKLGDSPQQPRWLQTVRGVGYRLAPGQH
- a CDS encoding Hpt domain-containing protein, which gives rise to MSTSDDAPRPLVDQSVLDRLREELEEEEGYSRIFVGNFIEFLPQRLGRLRLALTTGDLDGSMDAVLSLKTSSQMVGAERLAGLALELENEIRGEARHADMAVALPRLAATYLRPITQCSRQTMHRLQAQCCPGAKR
- a CDS encoding glycosyl hydrolase encodes the protein MALSIVQPASAATTPQITLNPASGPAGSAVTVTGTGFKAATTGTVIVGSTTFTFQTTSTGAFSTGITIPAASTGNLTITAKTSSIKASATFVVQAAPAPAAAPAPTISSAPLRFGVATPGGPLASTELDEVASLAGEIPSVVMSYKDFLQAPPITELDAVRSRGATPLVTWEPWAWGGGVDQPAYSLARITAGDFDAYISQWGQSLAGWGKPVMLRFAHEMNGNWYPWAEGVNGNQAGEYVAAWRHVHDVVAATGASNVQWVWSPNVPYWGSTDLAGLYPGAGYVDIVALDGYNWGTSQTWSSWVSPVDLFAPGISQLRSLAPGKPVLIAETASSELGGFKASWNTDLVSYLAAQPDVMGFVWFHMQKETDWRINSSDSSASAFKSALLARRS